In bacterium, the genomic stretch CGGAGCTCAAAGTTTCCCTTAAATACGCCAGGGCGAAGATCCTGGTCAAAAAATGCTCCCGGATGGCGGCGTTCTCCAGCCGGCCCTCGTCCTCTATGGCCCGGCCCGGGTAGAGCTCAAGCGCCAGGCCGCCGAAGAACCCCGAGCTTTTGCCGGTGACCGGGGCCGCCCCCTTAAGCGAACCGGGATAGACCTTGACGTCCTTGATGCCGCAGGAGGGGGAGCGGGTCTTCAGCAGAAAGCCGTCCACCGGTCCCAGGCCCTTGAAAAATTCTCCGGCAAAGGCGTTCATCTCCCCGGTCAGGTCGCGGCCGGTGGCCGGCTGGTAAAGGGAGCGGCGGCCCTTGGTCTCTACGATCCGGATGGGATCGCGGGGCACGCCCAGGCCTATCTCCTGCTCCGGGCAGACCGGGACGAAGTCGACATGGTCCTTAAGTTTCCGGACAAAAGGACTGGAGATCATCAGGCCGTTGTAGCGGCAGGCGGCGAACCCCAGGCATTTGCTGACCACTATCCGGGGTCGGATTAATTTGCGTGGCATAGATTAGAAGACTATTAGATACAGACCTTTAACAAGGTAAAAGGTAATTATTTAATGTTTGTCAGTAAATATGTAGTGTGATCATCTCCGTGTATCAATTGCCCATTTTTACCCGTACCTAGTATTATATAGTGTGCATTGTCCCTACTTGTAGCATAACCTAACATATAACCATTATTTTTTGAGGATGGTTCATTAAGGCTTTTAGCCGCGAAGTTCGTTTTTAAAAATCTCGAATAAGGTTTAAAAGTTTGGGGATTTTTCAAATTATTTGGAAGTAGTTTAAATATAATCGTGTCTGGTGGGCATAGACCATTATTCTTAGCTCGATAGTCATTTACCAAAAGTTCCAAAGTGTGCATGTTTGCCTTGACGCACCCTTGTCTAGCTTTTTCTG encodes the following:
- a CDS encoding DUF1722 domain-containing protein; protein product: MPRKLIRPRIVVSKCLGFAACRYNGLMISSPFVRKLKDHVDFVPVCPEQEIGLGVPRDPIRIVETKGRRSLYQPATGRDLTGEMNAFAGEFFKGLGPVDGFLLKTRSPSCGIKDVKVYPGSLKGAAPVTGKSSGFFGGLALELYPGRAIEDEGRLENAAIREHFLTRIFALAYLRETLSSGSVKKLVEFHSSRKLLLMAYSQKEMRALGKLVAHQNELKWADLAAGYQAHFEQALARIPRPRSHLNVLMHALGYFKDELAPAEKKYFLDQLELLGRDKIPLSTASTLIGAWVARFQDKYLGLQTYFEPYPRELVDISDTGRGRMV